The following proteins are encoded in a genomic region of Pyrus communis chromosome 11, drPyrComm1.1, whole genome shotgun sequence:
- the LOC137709078 gene encoding SNF2 domain-containing protein CLASSY 4-like, with translation MDYEYVDVSDDGKEASVEIIGEDSNDPMDFDDVHSAGSMNGKKSDPVDLEASDDDVVCLGEEGGEGGRGFGSLNLETSDANDEVASDSSDESEATEEVASDVSNSSHDSETVLFSEEESAHSDDEDYDPEESESSEFSEESSSSGGDGQWSDESDADMKKGKNVNKREKKKGSGKAKKGEGVQDNIEVNKVHYIDEGEVKRGFRKEGKGKTVEGGVEVKKGQHSSRKDVAALLLKFCFGSKEPSVPEKPELDPEENELWDEFHFSLRSCDIGSTGSNKVGNQDSLPTIHEEDTATLCKRGSHQLILDEEIGLQCKFCTYLAKEIKYIFPEFNESVENLRGNDVGEESQNVGESYDHEIGGYVEKDVYDESRDHENGGGLEENVGDESQDHENGGDVDLNVDDDHIGVEETIESLEPNFHLNIYDPRV, from the exons ATGGACTATGAGTATGTGGATGTTTCTGATGATGGTAAGGAGGCCAGTGTGGAGATCATTGGTGAGGATTCAAATGATCCCATGGATTTTGATGATGTACATAGTGCaggatcaatgaatggcaagaAATCTGACCCAGTTGATCTGGAGGCTAGTGATGATGATGTAGTGTGTTTAGGCGAAGagggaggagaaggaggaagaggtTTCGGTTCTTTGAATTTGGAGACAAGTGATGCCAATGATGAGGTTGCTTCTGATAGCTCAGATGAATCTGAGGCCACTGAGGAGGTTGCTTCTGATGTTTCCAACAGCTCACATGATTCAGAGACCGTCCTGTTTAGTGAAGAGGAAAGCGCTCATTCGGATGACGAGGATTATGACCCAGAAGAGTCGGAAAGTTCTGAGTTTTCTGAGGAGTCAAGTTCATCTGGTGGAGATGGCCAGTGGAGCGATGAAAGTGATGCTGATATGAAGAAGGGGAAGAATGTTAATAAAAGGGAGAAGAAAAAGGGTAGTGGGAAAGCGAAAAAGGGGGAAGGTGTTCAGGATAATATTGAGGTGAATAAGGTGCATTATATTGATGAAGGGGAAGTTAAAAGGGGATTTAGAAAAGAGGGAAAGGGGAAAACTGTTGAGGGTGGTGTCGAGGTGAAGAAGGGGCAGCATTCTAGTAGAAAAGATGTTGCTGCTCTTCTATTGAAGTTCTGTTTTGGATCTAAGGAGCCAAGTGTACCAGAGAAGCCAGAACTTGATCCAGAAGAAAACGAACTTTGGGATGAATTTCACTTTTCTCTCAGATCTTGTGATATTGGTTCCACTGGATCTAATAAG GTTGGAAATCAAGATTCACTCCCCACTATTCATGAAGAGGATACTGCTACCCTTTGTAAGCGAGGGAGTCATCAGCTTATACTTGATGAAGAGATTGGACTCCAATGCAAATTTTGCACTTACTTAGCCAAGGAgatcaaatatatttttccagAATTT AATGAGTCAGTTGAAAATTTGAGAGGAAATGATGTTGGTGAAGAGTCACAAAATGTTGGGGAGTCTTATGATCATGAAATTGGTGGTTATGTGGAGAAAGATGTTTATGACGAGTCTCGTGACCATGAAAATGGTGGTGGTTTAGAGGAAAATGTTGGTGATGAGTCTCAAGACCATGAAAATGGTGGTGATGTGGATTTAAATGTTGATGATGATCATATTGGTGTAGAGGAAACTATTGAATCTCTTGAACCTAATTTCCATTTAAACATTTATGATCCAAGAGTTTGA
- the LOC137708261 gene encoding mannosyl-oligosaccharide 1,2-alpha-mannosidase MNS1-like, which translates to MARVRSSSSSSGLRYCNPAYYLKRPKRLALLFIAFVCVTLVVWDRQTLLREHEEEVAKLSEQLSHLKSLVEDSQNVQGDATKNIMLKGRGGEKEVVLDPIDIQRREKVKEAMIHAWSSYEKYAWGQDELQPQSKNGVNSFGGLGATVVDSLDTLYIMGLHEQFQKAREWIATSLDFDKDYEASVFETTIRVVGGLLSAYDLSEDKLFLDKAREIADRLLPAWDTPSGIPYNIINLAHGRPHNPSWTGGESILADSGTEQVEFIALSQRTGDPKYQQKAEKVIVELNKTFPDDGLLPIYINPERGTSGRSIITFGAMGDSFYEYLLKVWIQGNKTSAVKPYRDMWEKSMTGLLSLIRRTTPSSFAYLCEKNGNSLTNKMDELACFAPGMLALGSSGYGPDDSKKFLTLAEELAWTCYNFYQSTPTKLAGENYFFYAGQDLSVGTSWNILRPETVESLFYLWRLTGNKTYQEWGWNIFQAFEKNSRIESGYVGLKDVNTGEKDNMMQSFFLAETLKYLYLLFSPSSVISLDEWVFNTEAHPIKIVARHDAVTSGIANGNDRPKIRLRGRKAGRTQE; encoded by the exons ATGGCCAGGGTCagatcgtcgtcgtcgtcgagTGGATTGAGGTACTGCAACCCGGCGTATTACTTGAAGCGGCCGAAACGCTTGGCTTTGCTCTTCATTGCATTCGTTTGCGTCACTCTTGTTGTCTGGGACCGTCAGACTCTCCTCAGAGAACACGAG GAAGAAGTTGCCAAGTTAAGTGAACAATTGAGCCATTTGAAAAGTTTG GTGGAAGACTCACAAAATGTGCAAGGTGATGCCACTAAAAATATTATGTTGAAGGGCAGGGGTGGTGAGAAAGAGGTTGTCCTGGACCCAATTGACAttcaaagaagagaaaaggTCAAAGAAGCTATGATTCATGCATGGAGTTCATATGAGAAGTATGCATGGGGCCAAGATGAACTTCAG CCGCAATCAAAGAATGGTGTTAATAGCTTTGGTGGTCTTGGAGCAACAGTAGTAGACTCTCTTGATACACTGTATATAATGGGTCTTCATGAGCAGTTCCAAAAAGCTAGAGA GTGGATTGCAACCTCATTGGATTTTGACAAGGATTATGAGGCTAGTGTTTTTGAGACAACCATAAG AGTTGTAGGTGGACTTCTCAGTGCATATGATCTCTCAGAAGATAAACTTTTCcttgataaggctagagagatTGCAGACAGATTGCTGCCTGCATGGGATACACCTAGTGGGATACCTTACAACATTatcaacttggcacatggaaggCCGCACAATCCTTCATGGACTGGG GGTGAAAGTATTTTGGCAGATTCTGGCACAGAGCAGGTGGAGTTTATTGCTCTTTCTCAGAGAACAGGAGACCCAAAATACCAGCAGAAG GCTGAGAAAGTTATAGTGGAGCTTAACAAAACTTTCCCTGATGACGGCTTGCTTCCTATTTATATTAATCCTGAAAGAGGAACTTCAGGACGCTCCATTATAACCTTCGGTGCCATGGGTGACAG CTTCTATGAATATTTACTCAAAGTCTGGATACAGGGGAATAAAACTTCAGCTGTAAAGCCGTACAG AGATATGTGGGAGAAATCAATGACAGGTCTGTTGAGCTTGATTCGGAGAACAACACCATCATCTTTTGCATATTTGTGTGAGAAGAATGGAAACTCTCTCACAAACAAG ATGGACGAACTAGCGTGCTTTGCTCCAGGAATGCTGGCTTTAGGGTCATCTGGTTATGGTCCCGATGACTCTAAGAAATTCTTAACACTTGCAGAAGAG CTTGCTTGGACATGCTATAACTTCTACCAGTCAACACCGACAAAATTAGCTGGAGAGAACTATTTCTTTTATGCTGGGCAG GACTTGAGCGTGGGTACATCATGGAATATACTGAGACCAGAGACAGTTGAATCACTCTTTTACCTCTGGCGTTTGACTGGCAACAAGACGTACCAAGAGTGGGGCTGGAATATATTTCAAGCATTTGAAAAGAACTCCCGCATAGAGTCAGGATATGTTGGACTGAAAGAT GTTAACACTGGCGAGAAAGACAATATGATGCAAAGCTTCTTTCTTGCGGAGACTCTCAAATACCTCTATCTTCTTTTTTCACCCTCGTCAGTCATCTCACTAGACGAATGGGTTTTCAACACAGAAGCTCACCCAATAAAAATTGTGGCCAGGCATGACGCTGTCACTTCTGGAATAGCAAATGGGAACGACAGACCAAAGATTAGATTGCGCGGCAGGAAGGCAGGCCGAACACAAGAGTAA